The genomic window GGAATTGGACAGCGTTCTTTGGGGCGAGAGAGAGCGGAAGGGTagatggggagaaggcaggaaacaCTGAGTTGGATCATCTTGGTGTGGGGGGGTATTTGTCCCATTAAATCTGAGGGTAGCTATCTGACTTTACCACACACCAGGGGCACTGAGCCTGGCTTGTATACTTGCCAACATCCCTCATTacctgggggaggggggggggtatTTAGACCCTCTGGCAGCTCCCCATTTCccagggtttgggggggggggggttctgtctctctctgttgccCTCTAGGGAGGGCTAATTAAACCATCTTACTTAAGGGTAAGTCATCCCTCTGATAAACGTTCGCTGTGTAAAGCTGAGTAACTCGTAAATGCCCcactgggcggggggggggggcgcaggatAATCTGAACTCCATTCATGGGGTATTTAAAACCTAACACAACCCCTCCCCCTCATTTTGTTGGGGAGTTTCAACTCTCCCGCATTCTCATTTTTTTGGGTCTTTATACCAATGAGAAGTCcgggggttgggttggggggggggggtatacGCACCCCCAATTGACACCAGGGTGTATATAAATCCCCCAGGGGAGTATGTAACCCTCCCAACACagccctggggtgggggggggggatttaACACCCAGACACAGCACAGGGGGGCATTTAAACCACCTGACAGAGCCCAAGCAGATAGTTAACCCCCACGACACACATAGCACTgcctgggtgggggtggggtattTAGCCCCCCAGACATACACAGCACtgctcgggggggggggggggggggggatttagCGCCGCCCAACTCACACACAGCACCacccgggttgggggggggtaaTTTagcccctcagacacacacacagctaccctccgggggggggggtggggtatTTGACCCCCCCcggacacacacccacagacatcCCCCCAGGGGGGTATttgacccccccgacacacacacacacacagacatcccccCAGGGGGGTATTtgaccccccgacacacacacacacacacacacacatcccccctggGGGGGGGTATTtgacccccgacacacacacacacacacacacaccccccctggGGGGGGGGTTGTAATttgacccccccgacacacacccacagctACCCCCCTGGGGGGGGGGTATTtgacccccccgacccccccgaCACACCCCACAGCTACCCCCCCTGGGGGGGGGTATttgaccccccccgacacacaccccacAGCTACCCCCCCTGGGTGGGGTATTTGACCCCCCCCGACCACACACCACAGCTACCCCCCCCCTGGGGGGGGGGTATttgaccccccccgacacacacccacagctACCCCCCCTGGGGGGGGGTGTATttgaccccccccgacacacacccacagctACCCCCCCTGGGGGGGGGGTATttgaccccccccgacacacacccacagctacccccctgggggggggggtatttgaccccccccgacacacacccacagctacccccctggggggggggggtatttgaccccccccgacacacacccacagctACCCCCCTGGGGGGGGTATttgacccccccgacacacacccccacagctacccccctgggggggggggtatttgacccccccgacacacacccacagctacccccctgggggggggggtatttgacccccccgacacacacccacagctACCCCCCTGGGTGGGGTATttgacccccccgacacacaccccacAGCTACCCCCCCTGGGTGGGGTATttgacccccccgacacacacccacagctACCCCCCTGGGTGGGGTATttgaccccccccgacacacacccacagctACCCCCCTGGGTGGGGTATttgacccccccccgacacacaccccacAGCTACCCCCCCCTGGGTGGGGTATttgacccccccgacacacacccacagctACCCCCCTGGGTGGGGTATTtgaccccccgacacacacccacagacatcCCCCCAGGGGGGTATTtgacccccgacacacacccacagctACCCCCCTGGGTGGGGTATTTgaccccccgacacccacagctaccccCCTGGGTGGGGTATttgacccccccgacacacacacacacacagacatccccccggggggtatctgacccactgacacacacacagccccccgggggggggggggtatttAACGCCCCTCACGGCCCCCCTGCCACAGGGTGAGGTGGGTATTTACTCACCAGCAGAGCGAACCGCAGCGGTATTTTCCCGAAGAGCTTGCCCGGGTCCGGGGCATTACACCATGACATGGCAGGCGTGCTTGTAACCGACCAGGGCCCGCGAGTCCCGCCGAGAGACGGCGCGATAACCCGGCTCCGCCATCACTCTCCGCCCGGCATCCGGGGACCAGCCGCCTCTAGCAACACGCCCCGCCCCTAGCAAACCACCCGCATCCCTAGCAACTACCGTGTGGGCGCCCTGGCCCCGCCCCTCGTGACCACCGTGTGGGCCCCTGGGCACAAGCCCCGCCCCTAACTACCACCTGCAGCAAGTACCGCCCCCAGCAACCACCGTGTGGGCGCCCTGGCAACACGCCCCGCCCCTAGCAACCACCCGCATCCCTAACAACTACCGTGTGGGCACCCTGGCCCCGCCCCTAGCAACCACCAGCAAGTGCTACCCCGAGCAACCACCGTGTGGGCGCCCTGGCCCGCCCCCTTGTGACCACCGTAGGGGCCCATGGGCACAAGCCCGCCCCTAACTACCACCGGCGCCCCGAGCAGCAGCCACCGCGAGCAGTCACGTGACCAACGCCCCGCCCGCTTGACCACCAGCGAACGGGGCCGAGCAGCAAACCCCACCCATGGCTACCGCCGAACAACCCCCTGGTGTACTTCCGAGGAGGGACCGCCCACTGACACCTGGACCCGCCCCCTCACGACCACAAAGGCAGCCACCGTAACAGGGCCCGCCCTTAGCAACCGCCGACCGGAGAGACTTCGCAACAGGCGGACACTCCGCCTTGACAACAGGCCCCACCCCAATCGCGCCTCTTAGCAACAGCTACCAAACCTGGGCAGACAGCCAAGAAACAACTCTCCCCGCCCCTGGCAACCAGTGATACTACCCTTAGCAACTGAGCCACCCCCATAGCAACCACCCACCATCTGCctagcaactgcacctccccatcCCTAGCAACCCATCACAGTCAACTGTAACACCACTCCAGGCAACCGTTGATTGGCATCGCCAGTGGCAACAGTGGCATGCCTCAACAACCCCAGCCCTTAGCAACGGGGACCCCACTCCTAGCAACCCTGCCCGGTGTCACTGGCAAAACATTTAGCCACCCGCTGCAAATGGGTGACAGCCCCCGGCAACCAGTGACCCCCTCCACCCTCCCTGGTCAACCGTCTCCGCCCCGACAACAGGTAACGCCGCCCTCGGCGATGGCGCCCTGGTCGACCCCCGGCCCGCCAGCGGCTGCAGGCTCAGCGCCCGGGGGAAGGAAACGAACCCCTCACCCCAGCAACACGCCCCACtgcctgggggtgggggagaaacagggaGGGTGCCCCATACCCTCCCTGAGAACAGGCGTTCTCGCAGCCTCACCAGCTCCTGTCcgacgggtggggggggggggggcggtttgGGTGATCCACTGGGTCAGCAGCTCTGGCCAAGAGGATCCCACCCGTCGGGGGACCTGAAGCTCCTTAGATCCCTCCGGCTCGAGCACACCCCCCGCCTCCCACCAAATCAGACGGCTGTACCGGGCATCCCGGTCGTGCGCGCTCCCTCGGCAGCCTCTGACCAAACCCGTTCCCTGAGCGACGAGGCTTTTGTAAGAACCCAGCGACCAAAGTGTCACAGCCCCCTGCATCCAAGAACCACAACAGAGACTCCGTTACAAATGCTCTTTATTCCGTGTGCCCGGGAGCCCAGTTGCTTTACGAAGATTTCTCAGGCATCTGCACGGCAAATAGGGCGGTGCCGAGGCCCGGTGGGTCCGATGGCTGCGAAAGGGACCGCACGATGCGAGCCCCCGCACCCCCCATGTCcgcaggaggaggggtggggttgtcGGCGAGGGCGATGAAGCCTACGAAGCCGAGTCGGAGTTCTCTGAGCTGTCCTTGACGTCCGTGCTCTCCGTCGCCCTCGCTGACCTCGCTGACATCCTTGCTGTCGCCGCTGTCCTCGACCCCGGGCCTGGGCCCGGACGGGCACTTCTCGTCCCGGCAGCAATCCACCACGTGGTTCGACCGGCTCGGGACCCGGTGATCCAGCGACGCCAGCACCAGGGGTTTCAGCCTCTCCCTCGTGTCGGCCTGTTTCCTGAACTGGAGAAATAGAAGGCCCTGGGTGGAACCGCGGAACATCACacaactctccccccccaccaccccccccatacCAATTCTCCTCATTCACCATCCACCCCACACCCCTGAtcactcccccctctccctgagGGAGCAAGAAACCCCTCGCCCTCCCCACCCCCGGTTCTCACTCCCCTCTCTCCGAGAGGTTGGGAATgaacccccccctccccactgttCTCACACCCCTCTCCCACTGCAGGATCGagacccgccccccccccccatcacccggTTCTTCCCCCCTCCCTGCGGAGGAAgagtcccccattctcccccctctctcccaaccGGAAGGAGTGGCCATgttctgtccctccctccctgcgggAGGTcgtgcccccaccccccccaatctCTGCTCCTCTCCGTCCGCAGGAGGAAGACCCCCATACTGCCCCCTCCGCTCTCTGCCCCCTGTCCCTCTGCGGGACGGAgccacaccccccacctccccatggGAGCAAGTCCGCTCCCCattctctgcccctctctctctaccacccCCCCCAACGGGAGGGAGCGAGTCCCCCACCCCCTCGGGCAAATCACCATGGGTGGCAGGGAGCAGGAGTGCCTGCTTCATCTGGAGCCCCTGGCCAAGCGCTCCGCACAGAGCCATTTGGGCAGGTGGCGAGGCCTGATCTCCCCTACATGACCGAGAGGAGCAGAAGCCGCGCAtgcggggggggggtcacttGTGGAAATGGAGATGCCttgggacagggagagaaaggAAGGCAAACAAACCTCATCAGCCATGAGAGTCAGGTCCCGTTTCATCGCGTACGCGTCCTCTCCATCGGCGTAGTACTTGGGCTCCACCTCGCTGATCCTGGAGGGGGCGGGCAGAAAAAAAGACAGCTATTCACCAAGCCATCCCCAGTCTCGCTGACGCTCACGTCGCTCGCTCTTGCTTCAGTTAAGGTTGTAGAGTCACACAGCgcagacacaggcccttcggcccaactcagcCAGGTTTTCCCCAAGTGGACATGCTCCCATTTGGCCTGTGTCACCCAAAACCCTTCCTGCCCAACCGCTTATCCACGTGTCTTTTGAACGTTTCACAGGGCAGGTGGTCAATGTGGAATTCTGCCAAAAATCCAACCCATCTCTCAATTGTCAGGAAAGAGCCAATTGATTCGCccacgtccttcagggaaggaagcctgGCATCCTGACATGGCCCGGCTTactcgtgactccagacccacagcagtggggttgactctgggcaattaggggtcaCATAAAGCACACTTCAGCCCAACTCACCAcaccaaactcaactagtcccacgtgccagcattgggcccagaTCCCTTCCTCTCCacgtacccacccagatgcctttgaaatgtcataactGAACCAGGCGTCAGCACTGAGGGATTTCGGAGAGGAGTTCCAGAGCCGACGAGCCCAGGCAGCTGAAAACATGGACCCCAAAAAGGTAGAGCGACGACAAGCAGCAACTTCTCCAGGGGCCGGGAGTGGAGAAGAGCACAGACCCCCGAGGGTCGGAGTAAAGGATGGGGTGCAGGGGACAAGGGGGGGTGGCGCGAGTGCACTTAAAGGGAATAGGGACAGGGACGGGGACAAGGAGGAGAGGGATATTGGTGATGCGGACgggacagggagggggctggATGTCGGTgacagcggggggaggggggggatgtcgGTGACGGgggcagcggggggagggggggatgtcGGTGACAGggacagtgggtgagggggggatGTCAGTGACAGggacagtgggtgaggggggggatgTCAGTGAcggggacagtgagggagaggcggggggggggggggggaatgtccGTGATGGAGACAGTGGGGAGATGTGATAGCTGGGGTGGTGCTGACATGGCACTTACTGGAAGTTGAGCGTATTCGAGTACAGGTGTAATGCCGCTCGATTGCTGTAAATTGGAGAAATCAGAAAAGCAGAGATTAAAATTCATTCAGTGTCTCTTCAGCACAGAGTAACActcctcaaacaccatgggccttcAGCACTCCGACACAGGCGGGCTGCACAATGAGGGGAGCAGTGCACAATCTCAAAGATGCTGGACTGAAGAGCAAAGGGTAACTTTTCTCAAACCCTGGGGCTGCCCTCCCACAGGAGAGGGGCAACCACTCGCGGGTTTAACCCAAGTTTTATGGCTCAGCTGAGGTTAAGCGGAGACCCTCAGGGTGCAGGGGCTGAAACCGCACCATCAGCGTCGCCGACCAGCTATTCGGCCAACCGAGTGTACTGGACCCGAGCCTGAGCAGCACTGTTCAGTGGGAAAGCCCAGAACTACACCCACCAGCGCCGAGGGCggagcgggcacagtcagagggCCAGCGCCGAGGGGGAGCCTGTGCTATTAGAGgaacttggggggggggggggggtcgcaaGGGGCGCTGGGGGTGCTTGTCACCCCCAGGAGAGCTGGATCGGTGTGGGTACCTCTTCCGGACATGCAGGGAGACGTAGCGAGCGTTGAAATTCTCGATCATGGCTCTTGACGCCTGGTCCATGAGCTTCTGAGCCAATCCAAGTCGCCGATGGGATCTCTTCACCGCCTGTGTCATTGGACAAAACGCGATGTTCAATCCCACGAGACAGTGCTCTGTCCACGCCCGCCCTCTCCGACAGACGCATTGcacacctcccaccccccacctccattgctccttcaccaccaccttccagtcCCGTTCCCTCACCTCCGGCCCCCCAACGCCCGCAACTCCATACCAGGGAGGTGATGTGGCCGTGGGTACATCGTCAGGATCTTCTTCCCTGGAAGCAAAACCAGAAAGGAATCATGTTTTACTGAGGGAgagggttgtgggggtggggggggggggggggggggtggttcaTGTAGCTTATTACAGCCAGCGCTTTGCACAAGATGGCATGAAATTACATGGGGTAGAACACAGCCCACTCCATcctgcaaaccagccttccttctgtTGACTCCATTTACGCTTCCTGTTGCCCCAGGAAACCAGTTTCGGGAGAAGGTACACACCACACACTAACAGCTGCTGCCTTCCTGTTATCAGACATGCAaacggacctctcaaatattCCAGCTGATTCTTCTCTGCACCGTCCCCGCAGCTTCCTGTTCTATGACCCTGGCGTACTTATGTCAGGTGCGGTTTCCCTGGTTAGCACgcaaaacagcacttttcactcTACATTGGTACACGCAACAATAACAAATCAACGCAGTCATTTCTCCATCGTTCTGAAGTGGGGGTGAAGTGCCAACGTAGAGAAGGCAGGCTACCACATTAATTCATCGCCACAGAGCGCGCATGCGCGGGCACACACCCACCATCCCCCCCCACAATGACTTCTCTACCGGCATGCTATGGTTTATAAAAACAGACACCACATATTTAACGTCGCTCGAGTGTCGTCCatcacacttttttaaaaactcattgcAGGACGCTGGCTGCGTTATTGTCCCGTCCCGAGGtgccccccccccgctccccctcgccatgaaggtggtggtgagctgcctttgtgaactgctgcagtccacatgctgtaggtgtgctcttaaggaaggaattcctggactctgacacagtgacagtgaaggaacagtgacacttttccaaggatggtgaacggctcggaggggaacttgcagggggggTAGTGTCCCCATTTCCCTGCTGCCCCTGTCTGTCTAGGTGGAGGGGGCCGTAGGAAtggaaggtgctgcttgaggATCTTTGGGTAGATTTCTGCAGTGCCCGCCTAGATGGTACACACCGATGCCACttagcatcagtgatggagggagtgaatgcttgtggatgtggtgctaatccaGCAGGGGGCTGAGTGGTCCTGGATGGCGTCGAGATTCTCGAGTGTCCATACCTgtccaggcaagcggggagtgTTCCCTCGCACTTTGTCAATGGTGGGACAGGGCTTGTGGAGTTCTGCAGCCTACAGATACCAATGGGCACACACAatatcttgaactgctgctgggGTGGGGATCCCTTAGTTCTTGCAGCGCCCCTATTCTCTGCCCCCATTCTCCTTCTTCTTGCTTTCAAAGAGGCAAGTCACTGGAAAGTAGAGAATCCAAACAGACAGAACAACAGGGAGATGGGAACTGAAGGATGTGTGGacgggaaaggtttggaagggtaTGGGCCGAGCGCAGGGTAATAGCTCTGGGCCGAAGGCCTGTGTCCCTTCTCCTGCAGGTCACAGCAGAACTCTGTGACCGTCTGACCTACCACCTCTGTGGTAGGGAGACAAAGGAGGTGTGTCGGAAGGCGTGGGGGTGAAatcccgatgtagagaaggcggGCTGCCACGTGGCTTCACCGCTGCGCACGCAGGAAACACAGTGagcacccccccaaccccaacacctTACATTTTTGCCAGGACATAGCCCACAATCTTTCCGTTCTCGTCCTCTGCAATGTACGAGAGCTGCAAAGAGCAAGAATAGCCGGTGTAAGGTTGCTCACTGTCAGGACCACCCCAACACCCGCACTTGgcccccctcctccacacacacccccctgacCCAGGGGCCTACAGTCAGCCCTCCACTGACAAGGCTAAAGATGAAACGATACGCCGGGGGTGAGGGGACCGTCTGCTGTAGCCGGTGTGACAGCTTGGAGCTCATGcgttccccaaccccgcccccacccccaccagacGGACTCTGCAATACCACGGCGAGCGGGATTTTTTTTTCGGGCCGGACGAAATGTCCTGCACCCAACCCCGCCCTCCCCCAACCTTCCGAACCGTGGCTAGCACTGGGTCGGTATGGACCTGTCGGACCTGCTTCCAGGGATCCGGGTGATAAGCGCTGATCGATTCGGAGGGGAGGCCCTGAGGTGGCGACAGACCGGGATGGCACAGCACAGCACGAGGCCCAATCCCCACGCCCCCTCTCCAAGCCGCTCCGTACCTGTGGCCACGACAGACCATGGTAGAAATAGTATTTCATCTGGTAGTTCT from Stegostoma tigrinum isolate sSteTig4 unplaced genomic scaffold, sSteTig4.hap1 scaffold_505, whole genome shotgun sequence includes these protein-coding regions:
- the naa10 gene encoding LOW QUALITY PROTEIN: N-alpha-acetyltransferase 10 (The sequence of the model RefSeq protein was modified relative to this genomic sequence to represent the inferred CDS: inserted 1 base in 1 codon; deleted 1 base in 1 codon); amino-acid sequence: MNIRNARPEDLMNMQHCNLLCLPENYQMKYYFYHGLSWPQLSYIAEDENGKIVGYVLAKMEEDPDDVXHGHITSLAVKRSHRRLGLAQKLMDQASRAMIENFNARYVSLHVRKSNRAALHLYSNTLNFQISEVEPKYYADGEDAYAMKRDLTLMADEFRKQADTRERLKPLVLASLDHRVPSRSNHVVDCCRDEKCPSGPRPGVEDSGDSKDVSEVSEATESTDVKDSSENSDSAS